TGATGCCGTGGTCCGAGTTGACTTTTAGGGGAAACATTCCAGGTTCCTGGTTCCCTCTTTTTTCTGAACCAGGACTCTTGAGCCGCATTCACCATCGCTCCTGAtactgctgctcctgtgtcgACCATGAGGGGGATGGGCTCTCCATTGATTTTACAGGTCACTATGGGGTCTAATTGGGGGGCATGACGTGACCTGCTGTGGACATTGGCAACTTCATTCGTCATAGCCGTTGCCTTGTTCCCAGGCGGAAAATGGCCTCTGGTGTGGCTGCGGAGGcatgcctcttcctctgcctcgaCCTGGGGGCCTCTGTTGTCGGGGCCCCATCCTCCGTAGGGGGCTGGTGTTCCTCTTTGTCCCTCATGAGGGCAGTCTCGGGCCCAGTGGTCAAGCTGGTTGCATATGAAGCATCCGGTATTGGAGGTTCCTCTTGTTTGACCTCGATACTGACCAGGGCCATACCCTCCTCTTGGTCTGAATGGAGGGGGTTGACCAAATGGAGGCATGGATTGATTGTCTCTTTCGATCCTCATAGCCTGTGCCACTGCCTCAGCTATTTCTAAATGTAATCCTGACACAGCAGCCATCTTATTAAGGGGCTTGTCTTTCTTGTTGGGGTTCCTGTCGGGCCTCTTATCTTCCAGTTGGGCCTTTAGTAGCTTTCTCTCGCATGATCGCCAGCAAGACTCAGACTCCATCAGTCGCTTTTGAATCAGGGAAAGTTCTTTTTTCAGAGATTCTCAGTTAAAACGATACTCATCTTTCGTAGACTCTGGACTTGACGTTCGTCATCACAGGCTGTGTCTTCCagctgagagagaagctgcatcaTGGTGGTGGGGGTCTGGACAGGGGCGGCGGCCATCTTTTGggataaaaaactgttttcgaaaggttattatttatttttctttagcctgttaataataatacctCCAGACCAGCACACTTCAGTATTTCAAACAGATGGTTCAGACTCAGAATATACCAGGTCATCCACCTATTATCCACACACTGTTTTTCTAGCGCTGTGACTCgttgataaatgtgtgtgtattttggtgGGTCTGTCGTATGGGTATGTCAGGGGTGTTTATCtctaactgtaaaataaataaatttcttagtggatgagagagagaaaaaattaaaataaaataataataattccaaatataacaataatacaaatcagaatgaaaatgaaaattaaaataataataaaaaaattgaaaacaataacaaaacagatcaaaacaaaacaatacaatacaaaaatcaatacaatattacaaagattaaaaagattgaaaagattaaaaatatttacaaatatttgtaaaatataaactaaTTAATTAACCATTTATCAGTCAAATTCAATGATGTTTACACAGTTGTAACccgagttttaatgttttttaagttttcccAGCTACCAGATGGCAGGCTGAAGCCTCTAGCTGTAATTTCTTTTATCTAACCCCAGATGGTGTATTgagtcaaaaaacaaacatgaattaAAAAGATCTAAATTCTGTATCTTGCTAATTCCAGGCAGCTCGTAAACAAGTTTAAAGCTTAGGTTGAAATTCTCATCCGTTCCTAGCGAGCAATTGGATGACTTCAGTTAGTAATAAGAATCAGCTTTACAGCATTtttatcaaaaaacaaaacaaaaaacatactCAATATTCCCTCCTTTGACACAATTATCTTAATTCATTCAGTTGATATAATTGATAATTGTTTCAACATAAATTTTATGGAAAATATACTCTAAGAAGAAAAAAGTTGGACCATAGATTGATATTCTAAAGGGGacagaaatatttcacatttaccCCTGTTCCGAGGAGAGCTCAACTGGCCTCCACTATTTAGTTTCACTGTGCCCACTTTATCAGAGCCTAGTTCTccataatacaaaacaaagacactgtgAACTTATTCATTGTCAACAAAGCCAAGGTTGAGGATGAAGCTTTGTACGAGTCAAATGGCTTAGATATACTAAAAAATATTGACAGAAAATGCACCTAGTGTGAatagttttaaagaaaaagaaatcaggaaaaaaaacaaaatactgcCAATTACTATCTTTTTTAATtactatattttaaaaagcactttaatgtgattttgtgttttcgTTAATCACTTTTCCATGGAGttgtaaaacaaatcaaactaatAAATTGTGTAGTATCATACTGGTGTCTACTGTAATCCCTGCTGTAGCAGGACTAACATAgtaataagatatttaaatgattggattttatgtagaactttagaggccaaaacctttctcctttcctctaaaaGATTAGATgtattggaaatatctgaaacaacaaaattgtgccaaaaagtgtaattttaacaattccttctggaattctttacttctgaattTAGCAATAGTAATAGCAAAGGTTTCTGGCCTTCCCCAATAGCTTCCTCTCCCTCAATACCCTTGTCATCTACCAAGCGTCAAGCATAAatctctgcctctgtttctctcaatcctgtgacctttgacacactctttctcctctcttccgtTTTCAACACAACATACATCAGATGGCAGACATATACCACTTCTAATCTAATTCCTATATATTTCTCtaggaaaaagttgttttcctgTCAGTCCGTTAATTCTGTCTTAGTCAGTTTGTTCTGTGTCTCAGTCAATCGTTTGACCTTGACTCTTtttctctcgtttccacacacacaaacactcctactcccacacacatctGGGAGttctccctgcacacaagcacacgaacaTTCACAGCCAAGCGTGCTctgccacgtttttttttttaaatttcaggcaGAGACCGCATTCCCTCTTTTGAGATACGAAGGGCCGCGCCCCAAcgttttctaccagtcactcagACCAACAGCCAAACACTTCCATTCATAATCAGctacttcacatcctctctattttatataatcaatagtagtataataatttttatttaagtaatttcctctttcaaatccttattcgtaaCATCCTTCCGTTATTTGTGTCCAATTGAAACGATGGTGTGTATTTTGGGGATTCCAGGCAGCACCGATTAATAATTGCCCTTCTACCTCTGAATCAGACAAAcccacattttaattaaacctCTACGGTTTCTGGAAATCTTAAATAGTCTCTGATTTCTAAAAGTGAAATACACAACCCAATTGTTTTTACAAAACTAAGCCAGATTCAATAAGCAagccaagtttttttttaatttatatacacagaaagaggggaggggggggggggaaagagagagatagcaggaaaaagggaaactcccTTGTTTCAGCCTCAGTGCTGTGTCACGTATAGCTTctttacataaaatactttattaggACAAAACACTCAACtcacatataataatattttatgatcTCGGCGTCTTTAAATGTTTAGGCTTGACACATAGCAATGGTAAAGTCTGTGGTCCCAGCTCCAGTCTCGTCAGTACTGATGCTGGGGCAGACTTATCATATATGATTACTTGTGTCGCACGGCGAATTTTAAGCTTGATCCAACGTTGCACTCTGGTTATTCAGACCCGGTCCCGTCGAAAGCACACGTCTGTTACAGAATAACAACATCTTCACAGCCGTTTTATCTCTAATCTAAGGGTCGATCCAAAAGCTGTGTCTGAATTCATTAAGCGTCTGGTCTCGTCATAACAGCGCTCATGCCTTCAGCTCACATTCTCTTCACGGATCcctttttaatatttgcttCAGGCTCGCTTCTACAGTGTATCTGGATCCGATAAGCACCTGTTCCCGTCAGAACCGGCACTCCGCCTCCAGAATCCACTGCAACCCTGCTACCTGAATCTCTATCTTTAGGTCCGATTAAACAACGGTGTGTTTGGCAGTTCGGTCCCTCACTTTCCTAGTGCAGGCCGGCCACCTTCCTCTAAAACCACACCCTAAAAAGTTTAGGTTGCACTATTtgcaaactgttgtttaaaTCGTCAGTTTACGGTATATGCGCCAAGATCTGGGACTCCTATTCCATTCTCATCACTTTTTCATTGTCCCTCTATTTTACTCTTATTTCCTATGGTTTCTTACATCACTTTTCATTGTTCCTAtatttaattcttatttcctctggttcctcacaacattttcattgtatgtTGACTCACTTCCTCAcaacattttcttatttcctctggttcctcacaacattttcattgtatgtTGACTCACTTcctcacaacattttcattgtatgtTGACTCACTTcctcacaacattttcattgtatgtTGACTCACTTcctcacaacattttcattgtatgtTGACTAATTTAGTTCCTCCcaacacttttcattgtatctcaaaacacacagaactttatttataaattttacCTCCTATCTCCTCTCCGCATTCTCATATCTATAACAGTGACTATCTAAGTAAtacagaatttgttttaactGGTTTCTGCGTACCTTTTTGTTTTGACGTCCAATGAGAATGCGAAGAATCGATCGGAGCAGCTTAGACTTTGAGGCCTGCTGTCTGGTCCAAATCTTCCTTAGGAAAAAAGTCGGTCAAAAACTCTCATAGGAACACGTCGGGGTCACCAtctgttaaggcgtgtttttttatcctatataatgagagaagccgatccaagattttggttcaatcaaatgttttatttaaagatacaatgaagagttattcatagctatggacaattatcacagccttatgctaattaagttagcagtaggaagatgaaaatggccccgaacagaaggggtttgatatagttataacagtagatttgatgtgattggttatgaatatttggaggggagtcaccgcaaatcactttggatctcccttattggtccagccgcagtcccacgcctcttgttaccgaatccaggaagtgacagcgagcagctctccgtcatgcacctacgctactctaccggttgctagggcaactctatctaccctgacagtctgatgttgtctcgtaattcagccttgagtagaaagtgtcttgctctagccatcttggctgcaccaacttaaccataacaaacctacgactctcctatcaggacagctgttagactggccatccttgtgacgtacaaacattattagcaaattccaaatattaaatatgataagcgaaaggttgaaaataatgatttgtataaggtaatgttattgacccactgctcctacctccccttccgcctttatgaaaagagtctgtgccattatggtttgagaacaTGAacgtgtaaacattcgcatcctcgaaactaaacaatgtcatactgactttgccccagaaaggacagctccttgaattctgtctgatgttgaatacagctaatgaaaatatgctttaatatccaagaagttaattatgaggacaactaaaagatacattattggcactaaacagcaacggttattaaattaatttgtatgtgcattatatctagctaaaactacctctagctttattattaagagttctttcagacacaacctatagttaaaagtttgaaattcctaacagacCCTCTTTTCACACCGTTCAAATCGGTGTGACCACCTACTGGGAATTTCATACACTCCGCAAACCCTTCATTCAGTATTTTCATGAAATGATGGTGTGTCTGGTTAGTAAAGCTCCTGTCTCGCTGGACCAGGTCAACTCTTACCTCCAGAATCACAATGATATTTATGATCTTGGTCTTTAATTTAGGACCGATTTAAGCAACGGTGGTTCTGGCGAGTCAAGCACCTCACTTTTGTGTAGGCTACTCAACTTCCTCCAGAATCCTACACTAACTAACTTAGTTTGCCTCTGCAACATTTGCTCAAGTCGTCTTTCATCTTTTAGTTTCGATCACCGGTTTGTCTCTTCTCCAATCTGAATTAGTTTTAAGCATTCGTGCTTCACAGACTTATCTGTTCAGCCAAGACTCTGCACTGTTTAGACTTATTGCTGTTACAAACAACCTTTGTTCATTCCCTTGATTAACATTGCTTTGCCGCAACCTCTCATTGCCTCCCAACAACACTACACATATAATTtttacctccttctcctctccgcACACTCAAAATCTATATCAATAAACAGAACTTGTTTTAACAGGTTATCTGCTTACCTTATAGTTTGAGTATGTGGAGAATCAACAGGAGCTGCCTCGACCTTGGGGTCTCCGGTCTTTCTGGTCAAaaggttctcttcaggattacGTCTTAAAGAGCTTCTCTTAAAGAATCACGTCGGGAAGTCACCAAAttgttgagaaaaacaacagcgtgttctttacttctttaatgagaagaagagccaaactcagttttgctcaatttaagaatttatttaggaaagcaatgaacaggttacggcaaaaGACAATGGGTGCCAGTACATTaagtgtatcagagcgccatggACATCCggtgtctgtccattttatacagtagatcttcgttcctccctcctcggaagtgcgcacgcgtaggccatcctcctggcttttggaatacggaagggaacagggagacactcccaatgctATATAGTTGCTAGACAACGAGTTTTACTACAAGAACGTCCTTCACCCAAAGATGTAAtgtgggccaaaggtgtttacaattggagaaaagattattatgtttcaactattacaaaacaaaccttcctgtgtaaacattcgcaaaaacttcaccaaaacaatgtcccaaaatgtagtcaacaacgtcactctgtccaacctcgagacttatcaagacagctgtggaactctgtgtgagttcaatgaatccaagggaataagcctttaatatcagaaaagttaattattagcactaagcagcaacagttattaaaatcatctgtatgaatgtataaaactgttcctatctttattgttaagagttctttcagcaaaggctatagttaaaaatttgaaatcccaacAGTTGCCATGTCTTTAATATGATTGTCTTTATTCAGATGAGATTTCACTGGCATGTGAAGGCTCAGAGAGATGAAACATGGAATAACAACGTGATTCATAAGCATATCAGACGGTGCTTAGGTGGAGATTCCATATTAAGGTTGGGGATATTGTGAACATGTAGGAGAAGTTTAGTGAGAGAGGTAGAGACGTCAGTGGGAGGGTTGGAATAATTTGGCGACCGGACAGAGGGAGGCAGTATAAAAGGTCAGCTTTAAGGGGGGGGCAAGTCAGGTCGAGAAGAATAGGgtatcatcatcacacaggatTTTTGACCACAGGTAGGTACTGTCTGATTTAAAATACTTTCAGGGTACAATCTTAGAATATAAAAGTCATAAAAGTGTTGATTTATGGAATATTGACAGAGAATAAAGCTGATTTTGACTAGCACAGAGAAACGACTTGGTTAAAGCAAATTGGTGATGATTGGACATTTAGTGGTTCAGGATAATTTGACAACAAcctgtttctgtgatttatcgAACATTTAAGATGCATCGAAAACCAACTCCAACCCAGCTGGAGAATGTCTTGTTCTATATAAAATTGAAATATACAGGTATAAAGCTCTTTCATAATTTCAAAGTCCTTGAATTAAAAGGATGTACCCATGGCTACTAAACTAATTACATTGGCAGTAAAACAAGTGCAGATGATTGTGCTCTCATGGGAAATGTGTATTTGAAAGAAAACCGACATCTCACAGACTGAGTGAGGGCAGATGGGGTCATGTATCTGCCTCTTTCTAATAATAATGTCCTTGATTAAAGTGGCTTCTGGACATCAAATCAAATAGAAGAGATGTAACAACGGAAGAAAATGATGAGGCTGTTTATGTAGCCTACGTAAACTTCATGTGATCAgggcattttgtttttctcagattTTTTCCCTgttatttctcagagaaaaatgTTCTGGCATGTTTTTAATCATCCTCCACTTCCACTCCTCAGATCATGGCTGACTTTGACATGGTTTTGAAGTGCTGGGGTCCAGTGGAGGCGGACTACACCACCCACGGGAACCTGGTTCTGACCCGGTCAGTGGCTCTGATGAGACCTTCGATGACCTCTGTGTCCTCAGAGGTTGCTACAGCCCTGGTGTTGTATTATCTCTCCTGAATCCTATCGTTTCCTTTTCTTCCCAGTTTGTTCACGGAGCACCCGGACACTCAGAAGCTGTTCCCCAACTTTGCTGGCATCCCTCAGGGTGACCTGGCCGGTAACGGAGCTGTTTCCGCCCACGGCGCCACTGTGCTAAAGAAACTTGGTGACCTGCTGAAGGCCAAAGGAAACCACGCTACCATCCTGAAACCTCTGGCCCACAGCCACGCCACCAAGCACAAGATCACCATTAACAACTTCAGGGTAaccttgtttgtttgattgtgggATTCCACAAAAACGCCATAACCGATTTCTATGGAATTTTGTGAAAGGGTGGGGCCTGACCCAAAGAAGAGACAATGCAATTTCGGGGCAGATCTCGATCAGGGAGGGATTTTTTCAACAATGCAATCAATGTTTTAGTTGATTTTCAGAGAATAACtcacggatcttgatgaataaatCTAGACATGTTTagaagactgatatttatatttataagtgtgtgcaAATTcattgcagatccaaataaaaatctagtgaagttaaatgtggtttcatgagggaaGTGTTGGGGCTTCACAGAGATGTGTTCTCTCCTGAGTTCCACTGAAATAATATGTGTGACTAAAAGTTATCAAATTGAT
The sequence above is a segment of the Limanda limanda chromosome 2, fLimLim1.1, whole genome shotgun sequence genome. Coding sequences within it:
- the mb gene encoding myoglobin — its product is MADFDMVLKCWGPVEADYTTHGNLVLTRLFTEHPDTQKLFPNFAGIPQGDLAGNGAVSAHGATVLKKLGDLLKAKGNHATILKPLAHSHATKHKITINNFRLITEVIAKVMEEKAGLDAAGQQALRNVMDVVIADIQANYKELGFEG